A genomic region of Capnocytophaga canimorsus contains the following coding sequences:
- the atpB gene encoding F0F1 ATP synthase subunit A, with protein sequence MISKNIIKQIALIAVFLLPFKGFSTENEKSPKEEIDVTEMIMHHISDSHEFHVYGSGESSVSFALPIILWTENGLVTFMSSEFHHDNDGKVAVERKGMKFVRYHETIYYANEQNGITYDAEHKVVNARPLNFSITKNVFSLILISVLMLLIFIPMAKSYAKNQRAPKGIAGFFEPIVLFVRDEIAVPNIGEKKYAKYMPYLLTVFFLIWIGNLFGLIPFFPFAGTLTNDILFTGFLAVVTFLITLFSSNKNYWKHIFATPGVPVWLLPIMIPVEILGMFTKPFALMVRLFANITAGHIIILSLISLIFIFGTAWASLVSIPFTLFISCLELLVALLQAYVFTLLSALFIGQAVEEEHH encoded by the coding sequence ATGATTTCAAAGAACATAATCAAGCAAATTGCACTGATTGCAGTTTTTTTATTACCTTTTAAAGGATTTTCTACTGAAAATGAAAAATCGCCCAAAGAGGAAATTGATGTTACCGAAATGATTATGCACCATATTAGTGATTCTCACGAGTTTCACGTGTATGGTTCGGGGGAGTCTTCCGTTTCTTTTGCACTTCCTATAATCCTTTGGACGGAAAACGGCTTGGTTACTTTTATGTCCAGCGAGTTCCATCACGATAATGATGGGAAGGTGGCTGTGGAGCGCAAGGGTATGAAATTTGTCCGCTATCACGAAACCATTTATTACGCAAATGAGCAAAACGGAATCACTTATGATGCCGAGCATAAGGTAGTTAACGCTCGTCCTTTGAATTTTTCGATAACTAAAAACGTGTTTTCGTTAATTCTGATTTCGGTTTTGATGCTTCTGATTTTCATTCCTATGGCAAAATCATACGCCAAAAACCAAAGAGCTCCTAAAGGAATTGCTGGTTTTTTTGAACCCATAGTGCTTTTTGTACGCGATGAGATAGCGGTTCCTAATATCGGAGAGAAAAAATACGCCAAGTATATGCCGTACTTATTGACCGTATTTTTCCTGATTTGGATAGGAAACCTCTTTGGCTTAATTCCTTTCTTTCCGTTTGCTGGAACACTAACCAATGATATTCTTTTCACAGGCTTTTTGGCCGTGGTAACGTTTTTAATAACATTATTTAGCAGTAATAAAAATTATTGGAAGCACATTTTCGCTACACCTGGGGTACCTGTTTGGTTATTACCTATTATGATTCCTGTTGAGATTTTGGGAATGTTCACCAAACCTTTTGCCTTAATGGTGCGTTTGTTTGCCAATATTACTGCAGGACACATCATTATTTTAAGTTTGATTTCACTCATTTTCATATTTGGAACAGCTTGGGCTTCGTTAGTATCTATTCCTTTTACTTTGTTTATTAGCTGTTTGGAACTTTTGGTAGCTTTGCTACAAGCCTATGTATTTACACTACTTTCTGCTTTATTTATAGGGCAAGCTGTGGAGGAAGAACATCATTAA
- a CDS encoding AtpZ/AtpI family protein yields MQDPLPKKSINKWIKLSNAGLQMAIIITLCVFAGDWIDGKYPNLYPLFTVVLSLFGVFVALFSVIKQVKNISDES; encoded by the coding sequence ATGCAAGACCCGTTACCGAAAAAGTCAATAAATAAGTGGATTAAACTCTCCAATGCAGGTCTGCAAATGGCAATAATCATCACACTTTGCGTATTTGCCGGAGATTGGATTGATGGTAAATACCCAAATTTGTATCCGTTATTTACGGTAGTGCTTTCGTTGTTTGGAGTTTTTGTTGCGCTTTTTTCTGTAATCAAACAAGTTAAAAATATATCCGACGAGTCTTAA
- the porW gene encoding type IX secretion system periplasmic lipoprotein PorW/SprE codes for MKQHTSYKVYFILPLLAFFVGCTPNANTYYNRQMQPIVTKYNVLFNGEEAFEIGKKALDEQYQDQFDEILPVEPIKMSGKIQLDGIGNEHFERAEEKAIKAIQKHSMVFKGEQRNYKIDDAYMLLGKARYYNERFFPALEAFNHLLTNYGKTEHHNEANIWAQKTNLRLGKDKIAITNLQKILSEAKLKRQDKAEAYATLGQAYINQEQYDAAANALYQAGKFTKNKSLRGRYYFIAAQLYEKKRDKDLATTAYEKVVQLNWKIPRRLWVEAQAGWARNKTFTFEEKQAFLKYLSKLEKRYEHKNYLDVLYYQHAELLQKDGNKVSAADFYRKSLKNNQQNNSLKAQAHERLAEIYFDSKDYVAAYHHFDSTLVYVPEHTFKRLFLERKRENLAKITELEFLVKQNDSVLSLVKMSQNEQRHFFEKHITSLQKEAENERKEENFQSGNGLILSTVEQKGDKFYFYNPMTVSYGKQQFQQFWGNRKLQDNWRWLSVAGKVHNDEKGTFEQEKKSENEHLTPDFFIAQLPKNPSEIVTLEQERNQALYQLGVSYKSKFNDNQLAINRLERVLSENVEEDLKPATLYQLYKNHIEFTPEKAKIYEDQLLSQYPNSDYAHLLKGGETSQEAKNQQARQFLTAVTTEFENGNVIEAYNQLKNQQIGFKETTVAPQLALLSAQVQGRLKGIASYKEALETISIDFPDTEESKIAKAHLEQLTTANEEFLPHEKTKTWKLIFYGISHEDLTKAKSQLSEKIENISEKLFVSQDVYDSKETWLVVHGMQNQQTALAVLKDLDDFVKQYQLQQNNFPIASENYQQVQIQKSKEKYLTFIQSQMP; via the coding sequence ATGAAACAACATACATCGTACAAAGTTTATTTTATTTTACCTTTATTGGCATTTTTTGTCGGTTGTACACCCAATGCTAATACCTACTATAACAGGCAGATGCAGCCCATAGTAACCAAATATAATGTACTATTCAATGGAGAAGAAGCCTTTGAAATCGGTAAAAAAGCATTAGATGAACAGTATCAAGACCAATTCGACGAAATTTTACCTGTGGAACCCATAAAAATGAGTGGTAAAATACAACTCGATGGTATAGGTAATGAGCATTTTGAACGCGCTGAAGAAAAAGCCATAAAAGCTATTCAAAAGCACTCTATGGTTTTTAAAGGAGAGCAACGCAATTACAAAATAGATGATGCTTATATGCTCTTAGGAAAAGCCCGATATTACAATGAACGTTTTTTTCCTGCTTTAGAGGCGTTTAATCACCTGCTTACCAACTACGGAAAAACCGAGCATCATAATGAAGCTAACATTTGGGCGCAAAAAACCAATCTTCGACTCGGAAAAGATAAAATAGCCATCACTAATCTGCAAAAAATACTTTCCGAAGCAAAATTAAAACGACAAGACAAGGCGGAAGCATATGCTACTTTAGGACAGGCTTATATCAATCAGGAGCAATACGATGCGGCAGCCAATGCACTCTACCAAGCAGGTAAATTCACTAAAAATAAATCACTGCGTGGAAGATATTATTTTATAGCTGCTCAATTGTATGAAAAAAAACGCGATAAAGATTTGGCTACCACTGCTTACGAAAAAGTGGTTCAGTTAAATTGGAAAATTCCGCGCCGATTGTGGGTAGAAGCACAAGCGGGTTGGGCACGTAACAAAACATTTACTTTCGAAGAAAAACAAGCCTTTTTGAAGTATTTGTCTAAATTGGAAAAGCGTTACGAACATAAAAATTATTTGGATGTGTTGTATTATCAACACGCTGAATTGCTCCAAAAAGACGGCAACAAGGTTTCAGCTGCTGATTTTTACAGAAAATCCCTCAAAAATAACCAACAAAATAACTCCCTTAAAGCCCAAGCGCACGAACGTTTAGCCGAAATTTATTTTGACTCCAAAGATTATGTAGCAGCGTATCATCATTTTGATAGTACGTTGGTTTATGTACCCGAGCATACCTTCAAGCGCTTGTTTTTGGAGCGAAAAAGGGAGAATCTTGCAAAAATCACCGAACTTGAGTTTTTAGTAAAACAAAATGATAGCGTTTTGAGTTTAGTAAAAATGTCACAAAATGAGCAACGTCATTTTTTTGAAAAACACATCACCTCTTTGCAAAAAGAAGCAGAAAATGAGCGTAAAGAAGAAAACTTTCAGTCGGGTAATGGTTTGATTTTATCTACTGTGGAACAAAAAGGAGACAAATTTTATTTTTACAATCCGATGACGGTTTCTTATGGGAAACAGCAGTTTCAGCAGTTTTGGGGAAATCGTAAATTACAAGACAATTGGAGGTGGTTATCGGTAGCAGGTAAAGTGCATAATGATGAAAAAGGGACTTTCGAACAAGAAAAAAAATCAGAAAACGAGCACCTAACACCAGACTTTTTCATAGCGCAATTACCTAAAAATCCATCAGAAATTGTGACTTTAGAGCAAGAAAGAAACCAAGCACTTTACCAACTCGGCGTCTCATACAAGTCTAAATTCAACGATAACCAATTGGCAATAAACCGATTGGAACGTGTGCTTTCGGAGAATGTGGAGGAAGACCTAAAACCCGCTACCCTCTACCAATTGTATAAAAATCACATCGAATTTACTCCAGAAAAAGCTAAAATATATGAAGACCAACTTCTTTCACAATATCCGAATTCCGATTATGCTCATCTTTTAAAGGGCGGAGAAACCTCTCAAGAGGCTAAAAATCAACAGGCGCGTCAGTTTTTGACTGCAGTAACTACTGAATTTGAAAACGGAAATGTAATAGAGGCATATAATCAACTGAAAAACCAGCAAATCGGATTTAAGGAAACAACTGTAGCGCCTCAATTGGCTTTGTTGTCAGCACAAGTGCAAGGGCGTTTAAAAGGGATAGCTTCGTATAAAGAGGCGCTGGAAACCATTTCCATTGATTTTCCAGACACTGAGGAAAGCAAAATAGCAAAAGCTCATTTGGAGCAACTCACCACAGCCAATGAGGAATTTCTGCCCCACGAAAAAACCAAAACTTGGAAATTGATTTTTTATGGTATTTCACACGAAGATTTAACTAAAGCGAAATCGCAGCTTTCGGAAAAGATAGAAAACATATCCGAAAAGCTTTTTGTTTCACAAGATGTTTATGATAGCAAAGAAACTTGGTTAGTAGTACACGGAATGCAAAATCAGCAAACAGCACTCGCTGTACTAAAAGATTTAGATGATTTTGTAAAACAATATCAATTACAGCAAAATAATTTCCCAATTGCTTCAGAAAATTACCAACAAGTTCAGATTCAGAAAAGTAAAGAAAAATATCTGACCTTTATACAGTCACAAATGCCTTAA
- the trmB gene encoding tRNA (guanosine(46)-N7)-methyltransferase TrmB, with the protein MGSKNKLKRFKENETFPNVIQPDRDSLIGEKFAYKGQWNTSFFKNDNPIVLELGCGKGEYSVGLAKKHPNKNFIGIDIKGARFWRGAKTACEENISNVAFLRTQIELIAHCFAPEEVSEIWITFPDPQIKYKRTKHRLTNTDFLQRYKQILKPEGFIHLKTDSEFMHGYTLGLLHGLGHEVIYANHNIYNSSGIPEEVTEIQTFYEQFYLEQNKPITYIRFRIK; encoded by the coding sequence GTGGGAAGTAAAAATAAACTCAAAAGATTTAAGGAAAATGAAACTTTTCCTAATGTTATTCAGCCCGATAGAGACTCACTTATAGGTGAAAAGTTTGCATACAAAGGGCAATGGAATACCTCTTTCTTCAAAAACGATAATCCTATTGTTTTGGAATTGGGCTGTGGCAAAGGCGAGTATTCAGTAGGATTAGCGAAAAAACATCCAAATAAAAATTTCATAGGTATTGATATTAAAGGAGCTCGTTTTTGGCGAGGTGCTAAAACGGCTTGCGAGGAAAATATCAGCAATGTTGCTTTTTTACGTACACAAATTGAACTTATTGCTCATTGTTTTGCGCCAGAGGAGGTTAGTGAAATTTGGATTACCTTTCCTGACCCTCAAATCAAATACAAACGCACCAAACATCGGCTAACTAATACCGATTTTTTACAGCGTTACAAGCAAATTTTAAAGCCTGAAGGCTTTATTCACTTAAAAACCGATAGTGAATTTATGCACGGATATACCTTAGGATTATTGCACGGCTTGGGGCACGAAGTTATTTATGCCAATCATAATATTTACAATAGCAGTGGTATTCCTGAGGAAGTTACTGAAATTCAGACTTTTTACGAACAATTTTATTTAGAACAGAATAAACCCATTACCTATATACGTTTTCGGATAAAGTAG
- the atpH gene encoding ATP synthase F1 subunit delta has translation MYEGFRAANRYAKALLDHALEQNMLEKVMEDMKLIHQTIEQHKDLSRLLISPIVKVSVKKNVLHKVFTDVSAPTQSLFKLLEQNKRLPILDIVAQKFITQYNEYRNNKTAYVTTAIPLNEELKKQVLAKVYELTGNANITLENKVEPKIIGGFILRVGDLQYNASVASKFSAIERNFKENLYVQM, from the coding sequence ATGTACGAAGGATTTAGAGCCGCCAACAGATACGCAAAAGCACTGCTTGACCACGCTTTAGAGCAAAATATGCTTGAAAAGGTGATGGAAGATATGAAACTGATTCATCAGACTATTGAGCAACATAAAGATTTAAGCAGATTGCTTATTTCCCCCATTGTAAAAGTTTCAGTAAAGAAAAATGTATTGCATAAAGTATTTACTGATGTTTCTGCTCCAACACAAAGTTTATTTAAATTGTTGGAACAAAACAAAAGGTTACCCATATTGGATATAGTGGCTCAAAAATTTATCACGCAATATAACGAATATAGAAATAACAAAACTGCTTATGTAACTACGGCAATACCTCTTAATGAGGAACTTAAAAAACAAGTACTTGCCAAAGTATATGAGCTTACAGGAAACGCTAACATAACTCTTGAAAATAAAGTAGAACCCAAAATCATCGGTGGTTTTATTTTACGTGTGGGAGATTTGCAATACAATGCCAGCGTAGCGAGTAAATTTTCCGCAATTGAACGTAATTTTAAAGAAAATCTATACGTTCAAATGTAA
- a CDS encoding inorganic phosphate transporter encodes MSPIFNQLLIPYILAMALAITMGGSGTAPAFSASYGANVIRRSLIPGVFGVVVFLGAIIAGKETATTMGKGILDPSYMSFTVVCIILFSIAVTMLFANIAGIPQSTSQVAVLAVTAPALYYHVLDSRKLLLEIIPMWVFLPIISFFAAYLCGKYIYKPMRRRGLTLLRAQNENMKPIWNTVLLLMSLYVSFAIGSNNVANAAGPIASMTINELKMQSESDFLLIMILSTLIVAPCFGIGSSLFGHKIVKNTGKEIVLFGKFEAVIIAFISGSLLLLASLLKGVPSSLVQVNVAAILGIGVAKMGRKNIFRKTQVKKFFTMWMIAPIFSFILSLLLIYLADILGHL; translated from the coding sequence ATGTCACCCATTTTTAATCAATTGCTAATTCCTTACATTTTAGCGATGGCATTAGCCATTACTATGGGCGGAAGCGGAACAGCTCCAGCATTTTCAGCAAGTTATGGTGCTAATGTTATTCGCAGAAGTTTAATTCCTGGCGTTTTTGGTGTAGTGGTTTTCTTGGGGGCTATCATTGCAGGAAAGGAAACAGCAACCACAATGGGAAAAGGTATCCTTGACCCCTCGTATATGTCCTTTACAGTGGTTTGCATCATTCTTTTTTCTATAGCCGTTACTATGCTTTTTGCTAACATTGCAGGAATTCCACAATCCACCAGTCAAGTTGCGGTATTGGCAGTAACGGCTCCTGCTTTGTACTATCACGTTCTGGACAGCCGAAAATTGCTATTAGAGATTATCCCGATGTGGGTGTTTTTACCCATCATTTCCTTTTTTGCTGCCTACCTCTGTGGAAAATACATATATAAACCGATGAGGCGGCGCGGATTAACCCTTTTAAGGGCACAAAATGAAAATATGAAGCCCATTTGGAATACGGTCTTACTACTGATGTCACTTTACGTGTCCTTTGCTATTGGTTCAAATAATGTGGCAAACGCTGCTGGTCCAATAGCCTCAATGACCATCAATGAGCTGAAAATGCAGTCTGAATCGGACTTTTTACTCATTATGATTCTTTCCACTTTGATTGTTGCACCTTGCTTTGGCATCGGAAGTTCACTCTTTGGACATAAAATCGTGAAAAACACCGGTAAAGAGATTGTCTTATTTGGTAAATTCGAAGCCGTTATCATTGCTTTCATTTCGGGTAGTTTGCTACTTTTGGCATCATTACTAAAAGGAGTACCCTCTTCGTTAGTTCAAGTCAATGTGGCTGCCATTCTAGGAATTGGTGTAGCAAAAATGGGGCGAAAGAACATTTTTAGAAAAACACAAGTAAAAAAATTCTTTACAATGTGGATGATTGCCCCCATATTTTCTTTCATTTTATCGCTATTACTGATATATTTAGCAGATATTTTGGGACATCTGTAA
- a CDS encoding bactofilin family protein, with protein sequence MFKENKKVMSENTLSSSNRIVVETKFKGEVSSKSDFRIDGELEGDIQTSGKLVVGRTGVIKGNVVCENADIEGRVEGHLRVNNVLTLKSSAVIEGEVFVQKLAIEPGAVFNVSCTMKEAKNSDTKTTVKEPNARPVTEKVNK encoded by the coding sequence ATGTTTAAGGAAAATAAAAAAGTTATGTCAGAAAATACGTTAAGTTCCAGCAATCGGATTGTTGTCGAAACCAAATTTAAAGGAGAGGTCAGTTCAAAATCTGATTTTCGTATTGATGGGGAATTGGAGGGTGATATTCAAACATCAGGCAAATTGGTTGTGGGCAGAACGGGTGTCATTAAAGGGAATGTAGTCTGTGAAAACGCAGATATAGAGGGGCGAGTAGAAGGACATCTTCGGGTAAACAATGTACTGACTTTAAAATCATCAGCAGTGATTGAAGGTGAAGTTTTCGTGCAGAAATTAGCCATAGAACCTGGCGCCGTTTTCAACGTGAGCTGTACAATGAAAGAAGCTAAAAATTCAGATACAAAAACAACTGTTAAAGAACCTAATGCAAGACCCGTTACCGAAAAAGTCAATAAATAA
- a CDS encoding DUF6909 family protein, with amino-acid sequence MKLKEKNRAQESTNAIERLYITMRHLFTRGFYKPMGISGEALRESLLLLRPEIYGSIAENKTELNGLVYVLERLPEGIEQCRYINLISDEGYRKSHFKPIVPPKRRRNCYRIDEQQMSVEITRGRSDIYDILTHLTFLFIESHKIARNFILEEGKTSRDWEKIVQAVAKKELTQAEREAAFIHVGNILGRTFEEVLYTHKALATKTHPDRFIHIVYWLGKLAYDELIADQKRVITFSPVLRERLGHHIYGEIWANIIKKTLKKYALLDRPLHIISANMHSVMNSLFAHQALSDIVENKSRIEIFQMLSKPENDTLRAKVKDFAHENGMISITDTSGTNIDVQIFDTEKIDFSQTPYDFSQKGQQKPVLFVMDYAFGEQAYETIDELLKPFREHKKTHFLNVHSISIMGKAGILEGKKGDLMIPSAHIFEGTADNYPFKNELSKSDFDNQGLQVFEGTMVTVLGTSLQNKDILKFFHESTWNVIGLEMEGVHYQKAIQSASKIRNSIREDVKVRYAYYASDNPLETGSTLASGGLGTTGVKPTYLITNKILEQILGKTNS; translated from the coding sequence ATGAAATTAAAGGAAAAAAATAGAGCTCAAGAATCCACTAACGCCATAGAGCGGTTGTATATTACAATGCGGCATTTATTCACGCGAGGATTTTACAAGCCGATGGGCATTTCAGGAGAGGCACTGCGTGAGTCCTTGCTGTTACTTCGCCCCGAAATTTACGGAAGTATTGCCGAAAACAAAACTGAACTGAATGGGCTAGTGTACGTGTTAGAACGTCTGCCAGAAGGTATAGAACAATGTAGATACATCAATTTAATTTCCGATGAAGGATACCGAAAGTCACATTTCAAACCCATAGTACCACCTAAACGCCGTAGAAATTGCTATCGTATTGATGAACAGCAAATGAGTGTAGAAATTACACGAGGGCGCTCTGATATTTATGACATCTTGACGCATTTGACCTTTCTTTTTATTGAATCGCATAAAATTGCTCGAAATTTCATTTTGGAAGAAGGAAAGACTTCTCGCGATTGGGAAAAAATTGTACAAGCGGTGGCTAAAAAAGAGCTTACACAAGCTGAAAGAGAAGCTGCTTTTATTCACGTAGGCAATATTTTAGGGCGTACTTTTGAAGAGGTACTGTACACTCATAAGGCATTGGCTACCAAAACTCATCCTGATCGGTTTATACATATTGTTTATTGGCTTGGAAAATTGGCTTATGATGAATTGATAGCTGATCAGAAAAGAGTGATTACTTTTAGTCCTGTGCTACGTGAAAGGCTTGGGCATCACATTTACGGAGAAATTTGGGCGAATATTATCAAGAAAACCCTGAAAAAGTACGCATTACTGGACCGCCCTTTGCATATCATTAGTGCAAATATGCACAGCGTGATGAATAGTTTATTTGCACATCAAGCCCTTTCGGATATCGTTGAAAACAAATCACGCATTGAAATTTTTCAAATGCTTAGCAAACCCGAAAACGATACGCTTCGAGCTAAGGTAAAAGATTTTGCTCACGAAAACGGAATGATTTCAATAACAGATACTTCAGGAACCAATATAGATGTTCAAATTTTTGATACTGAAAAAATTGATTTTTCGCAAACCCCATATGATTTTTCACAAAAAGGGCAACAAAAACCTGTTTTGTTTGTGATGGATTATGCTTTTGGAGAGCAAGCCTATGAAACTATTGACGAACTGTTAAAGCCTTTCCGAGAGCATAAAAAAACACATTTTTTGAATGTGCATTCCATTTCAATTATGGGTAAAGCAGGTATTTTGGAGGGTAAAAAAGGTGATTTGATGATTCCTTCGGCACATATTTTTGAAGGTACAGCAGATAATTATCCTTTTAAAAATGAACTTTCTAAATCCGATTTTGATAATCAAGGGTTGCAAGTTTTTGAAGGAACTATGGTTACAGTTTTGGGGACTTCTTTACAGAACAAAGATATTCTAAAGTTTTTTCACGAATCCACTTGGAATGTTATTGGGCTTGAAATGGAAGGAGTGCATTACCAAAAAGCCATTCAGTCGGCATCGAAAATACGTAATAGTATCCGCGAAGATGTTAAAGTACGCTACGCTTATTATGCTTCGGACAATCCTTTGGAAACAGGAAGTACCCTTGCCTCAGGTGGATTAGGTACAACCGGAGTTAAGCCTACTTATCTTATTACCAATAAAATACTAGAGCAGATTTTAGGAAAAACAAACTCATAG
- a CDS encoding F0F1 ATP synthase subunit B, which yields MNLVSFESSLFWNTLVFVILLFLLTKYAWKPILSAVKQREDSINKALDAAENARKQMANLKADNERLAAEARAERDQMLKEAKELKDKIVAEAKNEAQREGEKLIVQAKQVIEAEKKAAVADLKGKVAALSIEIAQKVMQQELSDDKKQAALINEYLKEATLN from the coding sequence ATGAATCTTGTAAGTTTTGAGAGTTCTCTGTTTTGGAACACATTGGTTTTTGTCATACTCCTCTTTTTATTAACAAAATATGCTTGGAAACCGATTTTATCGGCTGTTAAGCAACGTGAAGACTCTATCAATAAGGCTTTAGATGCAGCAGAAAATGCTCGTAAACAAATGGCAAATTTGAAAGCTGATAACGAACGATTGGCAGCTGAAGCTCGTGCCGAACGCGACCAAATGCTTAAAGAGGCTAAGGAGTTAAAAGATAAAATAGTAGCCGAAGCAAAAAATGAAGCTCAAAGAGAAGGCGAAAAACTAATCGTCCAAGCAAAACAAGTTATTGAGGCAGAGAAAAAAGCTGCTGTTGCCGATTTGAAAGGTAAAGTAGCTGCTCTTTCTATTGAAATTGCTCAAAAAGTAATGCAACAAGAATTGTCCGACGACAAAAAACAAGCTGCTCTTATCAATGAGTACCTAAAAGAAGCCACTCTAAACTAA
- the purD gene encoding phosphoribosylamine--glycine ligase produces the protein MNILILGSGGREHAFALKISQSSLCSRLFVAPGNGGTSQIAENINIVPTNFQSVKKIVLEKNITMVIVGPEDPLVHGIYDFFQEDTDLSHVQVVGPSQKGATLEGSKEFAKEFMKRHQIPTAKYESFTAETLQKGYEFLETLSPPYVLKADGLAAGKGVLIVQQLEEAKAELKNMLMNQKFGAAGKKVVIEQFLSGIELSCFVLTDGTNYKILPTAKDYKRIGEADTGLNTGGMGAVSPVPFADASLMQKIENRIVKPTILGLQKEKIIYQGFIFIGLIKVNDDPYVIEYNVRMGDPETEVVLPRIKSDLIPIFKSLKDNTLHQTNLEVIPESATTVMMVSGGYPEDYEKGKIISGIENVKDSIVFHAGTTLKNNNLETSGGRVLAVTSFGQNFKEALQKSYESIAKIHFDKMYFRKDIGFDL, from the coding sequence ATGAATATACTTATTTTAGGTTCGGGGGGTAGAGAACACGCCTTTGCTTTAAAAATCAGCCAAAGTTCATTATGCAGTCGTCTTTTTGTGGCGCCTGGCAATGGTGGAACTTCGCAAATAGCAGAAAATATAAACATAGTTCCTACTAATTTTCAATCGGTAAAAAAAATCGTCTTAGAGAAAAACATTACTATGGTTATTGTAGGTCCAGAAGACCCATTGGTACACGGAATCTATGATTTTTTTCAAGAAGATACGGATTTAAGCCACGTTCAAGTGGTAGGTCCTTCCCAAAAAGGAGCAACTTTGGAAGGAAGTAAGGAGTTTGCCAAAGAATTTATGAAGCGACATCAAATTCCAACAGCAAAATACGAGAGTTTTACGGCTGAAACCCTACAAAAAGGTTATGAATTTTTAGAAACTTTATCTCCACCCTACGTATTAAAAGCAGACGGATTGGCTGCTGGGAAAGGCGTTCTCATCGTACAACAGCTAGAAGAAGCTAAAGCTGAACTTAAAAATATGTTGATGAATCAAAAGTTTGGCGCTGCTGGTAAAAAGGTAGTGATTGAGCAGTTTTTAAGTGGAATAGAACTGAGTTGCTTTGTACTTACCGATGGAACAAACTACAAAATTCTTCCCACGGCAAAAGACTATAAACGTATCGGTGAGGCGGATACAGGACTTAATACAGGCGGTATGGGAGCTGTTTCTCCCGTGCCATTTGCTGATGCTTCTTTGATGCAAAAGATTGAAAATCGAATAGTAAAACCCACCATATTAGGGCTTCAGAAAGAAAAAATAATCTATCAAGGATTTATTTTCATCGGGCTAATAAAGGTTAATGACGACCCTTATGTGATAGAATATAACGTTCGTATGGGCGACCCTGAAACTGAAGTGGTTTTACCTCGCATCAAAAGTGATTTAATCCCAATTTTTAAATCTCTAAAAGACAATACGTTGCATCAAACTAATTTAGAAGTTATTCCTGAAAGTGCCACTACGGTAATGATGGTTTCTGGTGGATATCCTGAGGATTATGAGAAAGGAAAAATCATTTCTGGAATTGAAAATGTCAAAGATAGCATCGTTTTTCACGCAGGAACCACTCTAAAGAATAATAATTTAGAGACCTCTGGCGGACGTGTTTTAGCAGTAACTTCTTTTGGTCAAAATTTTAAAGAAGCCCTTCAAAAGTCATACGAAAGTATCGCAAAAATTCATTTCGATAAAATGTATTTCAGAAAAGACATCGGTTTTGATTTGTAA
- the atpE gene encoding ATP synthase F0 subunit C — protein MILAGIGAGIAAMAAGIGIGKIGSAAMEAMARQPEIASKIQTAMIIAAALIEGAALFAVVVALIAK, from the coding sequence ATGATTTTAGCAGGAATTGGAGCCGGAATCGCCGCTATGGCAGCCGGAATCGGAATCGGGAAAATCGGTTCAGCCGCTATGGAAGCTATGGCTCGTCAGCCCGAAATTGCTTCAAAAATTCAAACTGCGATGATTATCGCTGCCGCTCTTATCGAGGGTGCTGCCCTTTTTGCTGTGGTAGTTGCGTTAATCGCAAAATAA